One Silurus meridionalis isolate SWU-2019-XX chromosome 10, ASM1480568v1, whole genome shotgun sequence genomic window carries:
- the LOC124392965 gene encoding transcription factor 12-like isoform X2, which translates to MFCAFSGPGSTSTSLMYHYSNGKEVYSPNAEEPKTDSASYSSFKLPSTSFTGHFFDGTNSSVDPWSSASGISPSGHGGMLGSSSSSQSLSGNNGNLPAHDRLNITPNSAPPDVSKCLPPMSSFHRGSSSASSFVSSPHNTHAGFADRRMGGQGSTAGGSHTGETLRKALASIYSPDHTNGNFPSSSSTPGRSSPMAASTVSAGANQWPRSGGQTILPSNYENSMQTLVEDKLDRLEDVIHVLRNHAVGGTNFNLLNDMRNLIGLTQQGQITMRSNCPITGLVTNGLPTDVSAADPGEAAHLGTHSSTSSSSSDLTYQEDYFRGSHKTTGLLSSVSSGNLEVKTEPSDVEDFRLHRTHSRNPSHPHHSSRLSHSSSSGLHSDEESDIREPETPSNDSATRTSSIFEDEELSPEQKAERERGRRLANNARERLRVRDINEAFKELGRMCQLHLKSDKPQTKLLILHQAVAVILSLEQQVRERNLNPKTACLRRREEEKVSAMTLDPQSMHTVIHATQADQVTGHL; encoded by the exons atgttttgtgcattttcgGGCCCAGGGTCAACCAGTACCTCACTTATGTATCACTATAGCAATGGGAAAGAG GTGTACTCTCCAAATGCAGAGGAACCGAAGACAGATTCTGCTTCATACTCATCTTTTAAACTTCCGAGCACAAGTTTCACAGGCCATTTCTTTG ATGGGACAAACAGCTCTGTAGACCCCTGGAGCTCAGCCAGTGGGATCAGTCCATCAGGTCATGGAGGCATGCTGGGATCCTCATCATCTAGCCAATCACTGTCTGGGAACAATGGCAACCTGCCAGCACATGACCGTCTG AACATTACACCAAATTCAGCACCACCTGATGTCAGCAAGTGTCTTCCGCCGATGTCCTCTTTTCACAGAGGAAGCAGCAGTGCTTCGTCTTTTGTTTCTTCACCCCATAATACGCATGCCGGTTTCGCAGATCGGCGCATGG GTGGTCAGGGGAGCACTGCTGGGGGTTCACACACTGGAGAAACTCTCAGGAAAGCCCTGGCTTCT ATTTATTCTCCTGATCACACCAATGGCAATTTTCCCTCCAGTTCATCCACTCCAGGGAGATCTTCACCTATGGCTGCTTCTACTGTCTCAGCAG GAGCTAACCAATGGCCTCGATCAGGTGGGCAGACAATACTGCCATCCAATTATGAGAACTCTATGCAGACATTG GTGGAGGATAAACTGGACAGATTAGAAGATGTCATTCATGTCCTAAGGAACCATGCAGTGGGCGGGACAAATTTTAACCTGCTCAATGACATGCGTAATTTAATAGGACTCACGCAGCAAGGACAAATTACAATGAGATCAAACTGCCCCATCACCGGACTAGTAACAAACGGATTACCTACAGAT GTGTCTGCAGCAGACCCAGGTGAGGCTGCTCATTTGGGCACACACTCTTCtacttcttcctcctcttctgaTCTGACTTATCAGGAAGACTACTTTAGAGGTTCCCACAAAACAA CAGgtcttctctccagtgtgtcaTCAGGTAATCTGGAGGTAAAGACAGAGCCGTCCGATGTGGAAGATTTTAGACTGCACCGGACACACTCCAGGAATCCGTCTCACCCTCATCATTCTAGTCGTCTGTCTCACTCTTCCTCCAGTGGTCTGCACTCTGATGAAGAGAGTGACATCAGAGAGCCTGAAACCCCCAGCAATGATTCTGCTACCAGAACCAG tagcaTATTTGAGGATGAAGAGTTGTCCCCAGAGCAGAAGGCTGAGAGGGAAAGGGGGAGAAGGTTGGCAAATAATGCTCGCGAGCGCCTGCGTGTGAGGGACATCAACGAGGCTTTCAAAGAACTGGGCCGCATGTGCCAGCTGCATCTGAAAAGCGATAAGCCGCAGACCAAACTTCTCATCCTGCATCAGGCTGTTGCAGTCATTCTTAGTCTAGAGCAACAGGTTCGAG AGCGAAACCTGAACCCGAAGACTGCTTGCttgaggaggagagaggaggaaaaagtATCAGCCATGACACTGGATCCTCAGTCCATGCATACTGTCATTCATGCAACACAAGCTGATCAAGTCACAGGCCATCTCTGA
- the LOC124392965 gene encoding transcription factor 12-like isoform X1, protein MFCAFSGPGSTSTSLMYHYSNGKEVYSPNAEEPKTDSASYSSFKLPSTSFTGHFFDGTNSSVDPWSSASGISPSGHGGMLGSSSSSQSLSGNNGNLPAHDRLNITPNSAPPDVSKCLPPMSSFHRGSSSASSFVSSPHNTHAGFADRRMGGQGSTAGGSHTGETLRKALASIYSPDHTNGNFPSSSSTPGRSSPMAASTVSAGANQWPRSGGQTILPSNYENSMQTLVEDKLDRLEDVIHVLRNHAVGGTNFNLLNDMRNLIGLTQQGQITMRSNCPITGLVTNGLPTDVSAADPGEAAHLGTHSSTSSSSSDLTYQEDYFRGSHKTTLAAGLLSSVSSGNLEVKTEPSDVEDFRLHRTHSRNPSHPHHSSRLSHSSSSGLHSDEESDIREPETPSNDSATRTSSIFEDEELSPEQKAERERGRRLANNARERLRVRDINEAFKELGRMCQLHLKSDKPQTKLLILHQAVAVILSLEQQVRERNLNPKTACLRRREEEKVSAMTLDPQSMHTVIHATQADQVTGHL, encoded by the exons atgttttgtgcattttcgGGCCCAGGGTCAACCAGTACCTCACTTATGTATCACTATAGCAATGGGAAAGAG GTGTACTCTCCAAATGCAGAGGAACCGAAGACAGATTCTGCTTCATACTCATCTTTTAAACTTCCGAGCACAAGTTTCACAGGCCATTTCTTTG ATGGGACAAACAGCTCTGTAGACCCCTGGAGCTCAGCCAGTGGGATCAGTCCATCAGGTCATGGAGGCATGCTGGGATCCTCATCATCTAGCCAATCACTGTCTGGGAACAATGGCAACCTGCCAGCACATGACCGTCTG AACATTACACCAAATTCAGCACCACCTGATGTCAGCAAGTGTCTTCCGCCGATGTCCTCTTTTCACAGAGGAAGCAGCAGTGCTTCGTCTTTTGTTTCTTCACCCCATAATACGCATGCCGGTTTCGCAGATCGGCGCATGG GTGGTCAGGGGAGCACTGCTGGGGGTTCACACACTGGAGAAACTCTCAGGAAAGCCCTGGCTTCT ATTTATTCTCCTGATCACACCAATGGCAATTTTCCCTCCAGTTCATCCACTCCAGGGAGATCTTCACCTATGGCTGCTTCTACTGTCTCAGCAG GAGCTAACCAATGGCCTCGATCAGGTGGGCAGACAATACTGCCATCCAATTATGAGAACTCTATGCAGACATTG GTGGAGGATAAACTGGACAGATTAGAAGATGTCATTCATGTCCTAAGGAACCATGCAGTGGGCGGGACAAATTTTAACCTGCTCAATGACATGCGTAATTTAATAGGACTCACGCAGCAAGGACAAATTACAATGAGATCAAACTGCCCCATCACCGGACTAGTAACAAACGGATTACCTACAGAT GTGTCTGCAGCAGACCCAGGTGAGGCTGCTCATTTGGGCACACACTCTTCtacttcttcctcctcttctgaTCTGACTTATCAGGAAGACTACTTTAGAGGTTCCCACAAAACAA CTCTGGCAGCAGgtcttctctccagtgtgtcaTCAGGTAATCTGGAGGTAAAGACAGAGCCGTCCGATGTGGAAGATTTTAGACTGCACCGGACACACTCCAGGAATCCGTCTCACCCTCATCATTCTAGTCGTCTGTCTCACTCTTCCTCCAGTGGTCTGCACTCTGATGAAGAGAGTGACATCAGAGAGCCTGAAACCCCCAGCAATGATTCTGCTACCAGAACCAG tagcaTATTTGAGGATGAAGAGTTGTCCCCAGAGCAGAAGGCTGAGAGGGAAAGGGGGAGAAGGTTGGCAAATAATGCTCGCGAGCGCCTGCGTGTGAGGGACATCAACGAGGCTTTCAAAGAACTGGGCCGCATGTGCCAGCTGCATCTGAAAAGCGATAAGCCGCAGACCAAACTTCTCATCCTGCATCAGGCTGTTGCAGTCATTCTTAGTCTAGAGCAACAGGTTCGAG AGCGAAACCTGAACCCGAAGACTGCTTGCttgaggaggagagaggaggaaaaagtATCAGCCATGACACTGGATCCTCAGTCCATGCATACTGTCATTCATGCAACACAAGCTGATCAAGTCACAGGCCATCTCTGA
- the LOC124392965 gene encoding transcription factor 12-like isoform X3 — MFCAFSGPGSTSTSLMYHYSNGKEVYSPNAEEPKTDSASYSSFKLPSTSFTGHFFDGTNSSVDPWSSASGISPSGHGGMLGSSSSSQSLSGNNGNLPAHDRLNITPNSAPPDVSKCLPPMSSFHRGSSSASSFVSSPHNTHAGFADRRMGGQGSTAGGSHTGETLRKALASIYSPDHTNGNFPSSSSTPGRSSPMAASTVSAGANQWPRSGGQTILPSNYENSMQTLVEDKLDRLEDVIHVLRNHAVGGTNFNLLNDMRNLIGLTQQGQITMRSNCPITGLVTNGLPTDVSAADPGEAAHLGTHSSTSSSSSDLTYQEDYFRGSHKTSLLSSVSSGNLEVKTEPSDVEDFRLHRTHSRNPSHPHHSSRLSHSSSSGLHSDEESDIREPETPSNDSATRTSSIFEDEELSPEQKAERERGRRLANNARERLRVRDINEAFKELGRMCQLHLKSDKPQTKLLILHQAVAVILSLEQQVRERNLNPKTACLRRREEEKVSAMTLDPQSMHTVIHATQADQVTGHL, encoded by the exons atgttttgtgcattttcgGGCCCAGGGTCAACCAGTACCTCACTTATGTATCACTATAGCAATGGGAAAGAG GTGTACTCTCCAAATGCAGAGGAACCGAAGACAGATTCTGCTTCATACTCATCTTTTAAACTTCCGAGCACAAGTTTCACAGGCCATTTCTTTG ATGGGACAAACAGCTCTGTAGACCCCTGGAGCTCAGCCAGTGGGATCAGTCCATCAGGTCATGGAGGCATGCTGGGATCCTCATCATCTAGCCAATCACTGTCTGGGAACAATGGCAACCTGCCAGCACATGACCGTCTG AACATTACACCAAATTCAGCACCACCTGATGTCAGCAAGTGTCTTCCGCCGATGTCCTCTTTTCACAGAGGAAGCAGCAGTGCTTCGTCTTTTGTTTCTTCACCCCATAATACGCATGCCGGTTTCGCAGATCGGCGCATGG GTGGTCAGGGGAGCACTGCTGGGGGTTCACACACTGGAGAAACTCTCAGGAAAGCCCTGGCTTCT ATTTATTCTCCTGATCACACCAATGGCAATTTTCCCTCCAGTTCATCCACTCCAGGGAGATCTTCACCTATGGCTGCTTCTACTGTCTCAGCAG GAGCTAACCAATGGCCTCGATCAGGTGGGCAGACAATACTGCCATCCAATTATGAGAACTCTATGCAGACATTG GTGGAGGATAAACTGGACAGATTAGAAGATGTCATTCATGTCCTAAGGAACCATGCAGTGGGCGGGACAAATTTTAACCTGCTCAATGACATGCGTAATTTAATAGGACTCACGCAGCAAGGACAAATTACAATGAGATCAAACTGCCCCATCACCGGACTAGTAACAAACGGATTACCTACAGAT GTGTCTGCAGCAGACCCAGGTGAGGCTGCTCATTTGGGCACACACTCTTCtacttcttcctcctcttctgaTCTGACTTATCAGGAAGACTACTTTAGAGGTTCCCACAAAACAA gtcttctctccagtgtgtcaTCAGGTAATCTGGAGGTAAAGACAGAGCCGTCCGATGTGGAAGATTTTAGACTGCACCGGACACACTCCAGGAATCCGTCTCACCCTCATCATTCTAGTCGTCTGTCTCACTCTTCCTCCAGTGGTCTGCACTCTGATGAAGAGAGTGACATCAGAGAGCCTGAAACCCCCAGCAATGATTCTGCTACCAGAACCAG tagcaTATTTGAGGATGAAGAGTTGTCCCCAGAGCAGAAGGCTGAGAGGGAAAGGGGGAGAAGGTTGGCAAATAATGCTCGCGAGCGCCTGCGTGTGAGGGACATCAACGAGGCTTTCAAAGAACTGGGCCGCATGTGCCAGCTGCATCTGAAAAGCGATAAGCCGCAGACCAAACTTCTCATCCTGCATCAGGCTGTTGCAGTCATTCTTAGTCTAGAGCAACAGGTTCGAG AGCGAAACCTGAACCCGAAGACTGCTTGCttgaggaggagagaggaggaaaaagtATCAGCCATGACACTGGATCCTCAGTCCATGCATACTGTCATTCATGCAACACAAGCTGATCAAGTCACAGGCCATCTCTGA
- the LOC124392965 gene encoding transcription factor 12-like isoform X4, with amino-acid sequence MFCAFSGPGSTSTSLMYHYSNGKEVYSPNAEEPKTDSASYSSFKLPSTSFTGHFFDGTNSSVDPWSSASGISPSGHGGMLGSSSSSQSLSGNNGNLPAHDRLNITPNSAPPDVSKCLPPMSSFHRGSSSASSFVSSPHNTHAGFADRRMGGQGSTAGGSHTGETLRKALASIYSPDHTNGNFPSSSSTPGRSSPMAASTVSAGANQWPRSGGQTILPSNYENSMQTLVEDKLDRLEDVIHVLRNHAVGGTNFNLLNDMRNLIGLTQQGQITMRSNCPITGLVTNGLPTDVSAADPGEAAHLGTHSSTSSSSSDLTYQEDYFRALAAGLLSSVSSGNLEVKTEPSDVEDFRLHRTHSRNPSHPHHSSRLSHSSSSGLHSDEESDIREPETPSNDSATRTSSIFEDEELSPEQKAERERGRRLANNARERLRVRDINEAFKELGRMCQLHLKSDKPQTKLLILHQAVAVILSLEQQVRERNLNPKTACLRRREEEKVSAMTLDPQSMHTVIHATQADQVTGHL; translated from the exons atgttttgtgcattttcgGGCCCAGGGTCAACCAGTACCTCACTTATGTATCACTATAGCAATGGGAAAGAG GTGTACTCTCCAAATGCAGAGGAACCGAAGACAGATTCTGCTTCATACTCATCTTTTAAACTTCCGAGCACAAGTTTCACAGGCCATTTCTTTG ATGGGACAAACAGCTCTGTAGACCCCTGGAGCTCAGCCAGTGGGATCAGTCCATCAGGTCATGGAGGCATGCTGGGATCCTCATCATCTAGCCAATCACTGTCTGGGAACAATGGCAACCTGCCAGCACATGACCGTCTG AACATTACACCAAATTCAGCACCACCTGATGTCAGCAAGTGTCTTCCGCCGATGTCCTCTTTTCACAGAGGAAGCAGCAGTGCTTCGTCTTTTGTTTCTTCACCCCATAATACGCATGCCGGTTTCGCAGATCGGCGCATGG GTGGTCAGGGGAGCACTGCTGGGGGTTCACACACTGGAGAAACTCTCAGGAAAGCCCTGGCTTCT ATTTATTCTCCTGATCACACCAATGGCAATTTTCCCTCCAGTTCATCCACTCCAGGGAGATCTTCACCTATGGCTGCTTCTACTGTCTCAGCAG GAGCTAACCAATGGCCTCGATCAGGTGGGCAGACAATACTGCCATCCAATTATGAGAACTCTATGCAGACATTG GTGGAGGATAAACTGGACAGATTAGAAGATGTCATTCATGTCCTAAGGAACCATGCAGTGGGCGGGACAAATTTTAACCTGCTCAATGACATGCGTAATTTAATAGGACTCACGCAGCAAGGACAAATTACAATGAGATCAAACTGCCCCATCACCGGACTAGTAACAAACGGATTACCTACAGAT GTGTCTGCAGCAGACCCAGGTGAGGCTGCTCATTTGGGCACACACTCTTCtacttcttcctcctcttctgaTCTGACTTATCAGGAAGACTACTTTAGAG CTCTGGCAGCAGgtcttctctccagtgtgtcaTCAGGTAATCTGGAGGTAAAGACAGAGCCGTCCGATGTGGAAGATTTTAGACTGCACCGGACACACTCCAGGAATCCGTCTCACCCTCATCATTCTAGTCGTCTGTCTCACTCTTCCTCCAGTGGTCTGCACTCTGATGAAGAGAGTGACATCAGAGAGCCTGAAACCCCCAGCAATGATTCTGCTACCAGAACCAG tagcaTATTTGAGGATGAAGAGTTGTCCCCAGAGCAGAAGGCTGAGAGGGAAAGGGGGAGAAGGTTGGCAAATAATGCTCGCGAGCGCCTGCGTGTGAGGGACATCAACGAGGCTTTCAAAGAACTGGGCCGCATGTGCCAGCTGCATCTGAAAAGCGATAAGCCGCAGACCAAACTTCTCATCCTGCATCAGGCTGTTGCAGTCATTCTTAGTCTAGAGCAACAGGTTCGAG AGCGAAACCTGAACCCGAAGACTGCTTGCttgaggaggagagaggaggaaaaagtATCAGCCATGACACTGGATCCTCAGTCCATGCATACTGTCATTCATGCAACACAAGCTGATCAAGTCACAGGCCATCTCTGA
- the LOC124392965 gene encoding transcription factor 12-like isoform X5, producing the protein MFCAFSGPGSTSTSLMYHYSNGKEVYSPNAEEPKTDSASYSSFKLPSTSFTGHFFDGTNSSVDPWSSASGISPSGHGGMLGSSSSSQSLSGNNGNLPAHDRLNITPNSAPPDVSKCLPPMSSFHRGSSSASSFVSSPHNTHAGFADRRMGGQGSTAGGSHTGETLRKALASIYSPDHTNGNFPSSSSTPGRSSPMAASTVSAGANQWPRSGGQTILPSNYENSMQTLVEDKLDRLEDVIHVLRNHAVGGTNFNLLNDMRNLIGLTQQGQITMRSNCPITGLVTNGLPTDVSAADPGEAAHLGTHSSTSSSSSDLTYQEDYFRAGLLSSVSSGNLEVKTEPSDVEDFRLHRTHSRNPSHPHHSSRLSHSSSSGLHSDEESDIREPETPSNDSATRTSSIFEDEELSPEQKAERERGRRLANNARERLRVRDINEAFKELGRMCQLHLKSDKPQTKLLILHQAVAVILSLEQQVRERNLNPKTACLRRREEEKVSAMTLDPQSMHTVIHATQADQVTGHL; encoded by the exons atgttttgtgcattttcgGGCCCAGGGTCAACCAGTACCTCACTTATGTATCACTATAGCAATGGGAAAGAG GTGTACTCTCCAAATGCAGAGGAACCGAAGACAGATTCTGCTTCATACTCATCTTTTAAACTTCCGAGCACAAGTTTCACAGGCCATTTCTTTG ATGGGACAAACAGCTCTGTAGACCCCTGGAGCTCAGCCAGTGGGATCAGTCCATCAGGTCATGGAGGCATGCTGGGATCCTCATCATCTAGCCAATCACTGTCTGGGAACAATGGCAACCTGCCAGCACATGACCGTCTG AACATTACACCAAATTCAGCACCACCTGATGTCAGCAAGTGTCTTCCGCCGATGTCCTCTTTTCACAGAGGAAGCAGCAGTGCTTCGTCTTTTGTTTCTTCACCCCATAATACGCATGCCGGTTTCGCAGATCGGCGCATGG GTGGTCAGGGGAGCACTGCTGGGGGTTCACACACTGGAGAAACTCTCAGGAAAGCCCTGGCTTCT ATTTATTCTCCTGATCACACCAATGGCAATTTTCCCTCCAGTTCATCCACTCCAGGGAGATCTTCACCTATGGCTGCTTCTACTGTCTCAGCAG GAGCTAACCAATGGCCTCGATCAGGTGGGCAGACAATACTGCCATCCAATTATGAGAACTCTATGCAGACATTG GTGGAGGATAAACTGGACAGATTAGAAGATGTCATTCATGTCCTAAGGAACCATGCAGTGGGCGGGACAAATTTTAACCTGCTCAATGACATGCGTAATTTAATAGGACTCACGCAGCAAGGACAAATTACAATGAGATCAAACTGCCCCATCACCGGACTAGTAACAAACGGATTACCTACAGAT GTGTCTGCAGCAGACCCAGGTGAGGCTGCTCATTTGGGCACACACTCTTCtacttcttcctcctcttctgaTCTGACTTATCAGGAAGACTACTTTAGAG CAGgtcttctctccagtgtgtcaTCAGGTAATCTGGAGGTAAAGACAGAGCCGTCCGATGTGGAAGATTTTAGACTGCACCGGACACACTCCAGGAATCCGTCTCACCCTCATCATTCTAGTCGTCTGTCTCACTCTTCCTCCAGTGGTCTGCACTCTGATGAAGAGAGTGACATCAGAGAGCCTGAAACCCCCAGCAATGATTCTGCTACCAGAACCAG tagcaTATTTGAGGATGAAGAGTTGTCCCCAGAGCAGAAGGCTGAGAGGGAAAGGGGGAGAAGGTTGGCAAATAATGCTCGCGAGCGCCTGCGTGTGAGGGACATCAACGAGGCTTTCAAAGAACTGGGCCGCATGTGCCAGCTGCATCTGAAAAGCGATAAGCCGCAGACCAAACTTCTCATCCTGCATCAGGCTGTTGCAGTCATTCTTAGTCTAGAGCAACAGGTTCGAG AGCGAAACCTGAACCCGAAGACTGCTTGCttgaggaggagagaggaggaaaaagtATCAGCCATGACACTGGATCCTCAGTCCATGCATACTGTCATTCATGCAACACAAGCTGATCAAGTCACAGGCCATCTCTGA
- the LOC124392965 gene encoding transcription factor 12-like isoform X6, protein MFCAFSGPGSTSTSLMYHYSNGKEVYSPNAEEPKTDSASYSSFKLPSTSFTGHFFDGTNSSVDPWSSASGISPSGHGGMLGSSSSSQSLSGNNGNLPAHDRLNITPNSAPPDVSKCLPPMSSFHRGSSSASSFVSSPHNTHAGFADRRMGGQGSTAGGSHTGETLRKALASIYSPDHTNGNFPSSSSTPGRSSPMAASTVSAGANQWPRSGGQTILPSNYENSMQTLVEDKLDRLEDVIHVLRNHAVGGTNFNLLNDMRNLIGLTQQGQITMRSNCPITGLVTNGLPTDVSAADPGEAAHLGTHSSTSSSSSDLTYQEDYFRGLLSSVSSGNLEVKTEPSDVEDFRLHRTHSRNPSHPHHSSRLSHSSSSGLHSDEESDIREPETPSNDSATRTSSIFEDEELSPEQKAERERGRRLANNARERLRVRDINEAFKELGRMCQLHLKSDKPQTKLLILHQAVAVILSLEQQVRERNLNPKTACLRRREEEKVSAMTLDPQSMHTVIHATQADQVTGHL, encoded by the exons atgttttgtgcattttcgGGCCCAGGGTCAACCAGTACCTCACTTATGTATCACTATAGCAATGGGAAAGAG GTGTACTCTCCAAATGCAGAGGAACCGAAGACAGATTCTGCTTCATACTCATCTTTTAAACTTCCGAGCACAAGTTTCACAGGCCATTTCTTTG ATGGGACAAACAGCTCTGTAGACCCCTGGAGCTCAGCCAGTGGGATCAGTCCATCAGGTCATGGAGGCATGCTGGGATCCTCATCATCTAGCCAATCACTGTCTGGGAACAATGGCAACCTGCCAGCACATGACCGTCTG AACATTACACCAAATTCAGCACCACCTGATGTCAGCAAGTGTCTTCCGCCGATGTCCTCTTTTCACAGAGGAAGCAGCAGTGCTTCGTCTTTTGTTTCTTCACCCCATAATACGCATGCCGGTTTCGCAGATCGGCGCATGG GTGGTCAGGGGAGCACTGCTGGGGGTTCACACACTGGAGAAACTCTCAGGAAAGCCCTGGCTTCT ATTTATTCTCCTGATCACACCAATGGCAATTTTCCCTCCAGTTCATCCACTCCAGGGAGATCTTCACCTATGGCTGCTTCTACTGTCTCAGCAG GAGCTAACCAATGGCCTCGATCAGGTGGGCAGACAATACTGCCATCCAATTATGAGAACTCTATGCAGACATTG GTGGAGGATAAACTGGACAGATTAGAAGATGTCATTCATGTCCTAAGGAACCATGCAGTGGGCGGGACAAATTTTAACCTGCTCAATGACATGCGTAATTTAATAGGACTCACGCAGCAAGGACAAATTACAATGAGATCAAACTGCCCCATCACCGGACTAGTAACAAACGGATTACCTACAGAT GTGTCTGCAGCAGACCCAGGTGAGGCTGCTCATTTGGGCACACACTCTTCtacttcttcctcctcttctgaTCTGACTTATCAGGAAGACTACTTTAGAG gtcttctctccagtgtgtcaTCAGGTAATCTGGAGGTAAAGACAGAGCCGTCCGATGTGGAAGATTTTAGACTGCACCGGACACACTCCAGGAATCCGTCTCACCCTCATCATTCTAGTCGTCTGTCTCACTCTTCCTCCAGTGGTCTGCACTCTGATGAAGAGAGTGACATCAGAGAGCCTGAAACCCCCAGCAATGATTCTGCTACCAGAACCAG tagcaTATTTGAGGATGAAGAGTTGTCCCCAGAGCAGAAGGCTGAGAGGGAAAGGGGGAGAAGGTTGGCAAATAATGCTCGCGAGCGCCTGCGTGTGAGGGACATCAACGAGGCTTTCAAAGAACTGGGCCGCATGTGCCAGCTGCATCTGAAAAGCGATAAGCCGCAGACCAAACTTCTCATCCTGCATCAGGCTGTTGCAGTCATTCTTAGTCTAGAGCAACAGGTTCGAG AGCGAAACCTGAACCCGAAGACTGCTTGCttgaggaggagagaggaggaaaaagtATCAGCCATGACACTGGATCCTCAGTCCATGCATACTGTCATTCATGCAACACAAGCTGATCAAGTCACAGGCCATCTCTGA